From the genome of Candidatus Margulisiibacteriota bacterium:
AGGATCAGCGAAAAGAAGATCGCCTGTTTCAGATAAGAGGCCAGTTCGATCAAGGCAAGCGAGCGGCCGGAATACTCAAGGACCATCGCCTCGTGGACCATGGTCAGCTCAAGATGGGTCTCCTGGTTATCAACCGGCACGCGGGAGGTCTCCGCCAGCGTCGCCAGAAAAAGAGCCGACGCCGCCAAAATCGACGAGGCATTTATCGCTCCGCCGCCGCTCAAAACCGAGGCAAAAATCGCCAGAAGGATGATCGGCTCAAGAAAACCGGCAAAGAACATCTCCCGGGAAGAGCCAAGCCCGCCAAAGGGACTGGCAGGATCAAGTCCGGCCAGGGCCAGAAAAAAACGCCCCAGCGACAAGACAAAGACCAGGAGGATCAGATCTCCGGCCCGCATAAAAACAGCCGCGGACAATACCGATCCTAGGACAATATAAGGGGTCACTTTCGTCAACCAGGAAGAGTGTTCGGAAAAGCGCGCCTCTTTTTTGAATAATTTACCGAGGTTAAAATAAGGCTGGAATATCCCCGGCCCCCGGCGGAGCCGCAGATTGTTTTTTATCCTGGAGATCACTCCGCTGATCAGCGGGGCAGCCGCCAGCATTAATAATATTTTAATAATCTCCCCGTATTCCATGTCGGTTAAAACCTCCCCGCGAAAAACAACAAGACCAAAACCACGATCAAAATATACGCCAAATAGATCTGGATGCTCCCCGCCTGGAACCTTTTCATCCCCCTGGCGGTCAAAAACAGCCCGCCAATGAACGGCAGATAAAAGAAATCCTTAAAGATCTTAGCGGTCTCCGACTCGTAAGTGAGAGACCTGACGTGATAATGGGAATCTTTTATCTTTTGAGTACTGCGCGAAGGCTGGAGGAAAAAGCTGAAAGCGATCCTGAACGGTTTGGAAAAACCGGTTGCCGAACACTCCTGGCGCGGGGTCAACTGATAATAGCCGCAGTCCCAGGTCGGGACGATGACGCTTCTTAACCGGCCAAAAAACAAATAAACCGCCGCGACCGTCAAGACGAGCGCCCCAAAAATCGTTGCCGCGATCAGCAAGGGAGACAAGCTGGCGCCCGGCAAGCTGACAAAATAATGGTTTAGGGTAAAAGTCTGGACCGGCAAACCGGCGGTGGAAGCGGCGACTTTTGCCAGCAAGTCAACGATCGGAGCCGCGCCCAAAGCCAGCCCAACAAGTAAAATGACCAAAAGCCCCATTCCCAATAACATGGTCAAAGGTCCCTCTTGCGCTTGTTCCGCATTAGCGCTCCTCGGCCGAGCGAGAAAAGTCATCCCGAAAGCCCGGACCATACAAGCGGCGGTTAGTCCGCCAGTCAAAGCAAGAGTGGCAACACAGAGCCCGAAAATAACTTTTAATCCGGCTGGAGCGGCAAGCGCGCCAAGAAAAAAGACCCGCAGGGTCAACCACTCGCTGATAAAACCGTTAAGCGGCGGCAAAGCCGCGATCGCCAGCGCGCCGATCAGAAAAAAAGCGGAGGTTAAGGGAAGCTTATTGATCAGCCCGCCAAGCTTCTCCAGGTTCTTTGTTCCCACCGACCGGTAGACACTCCCCGCCCCCAGGAAAAGGAGGCTTTTAAAAGCGGCATGGTTAATAAGATGATAAAGGGCGGCGACCAGCGCCAGGCTGGCCAGAGCCGGCTGGCCAAGAGGGATAAAGATCATCGCCGCCCCAAGGCCAAGCATAATAATTCCTATATTCTCGATGCTGGAATAAGCCAGCACCGTTTTAAGGTCGTTATCGATCAAGGCGTAGATGATCCCGACCAGGCAGGTCAAACAGGCAAACAGGATCACGATCCCTCCCCACCAAAGCGACTGGATCCCCAGCGCGAAAAAGATAAAGCGGAGCAGACCATAAACCGCTACTTTGATCATCACCCCCGACATCAGGGCGGAAATATGGCTCGGTGCCTGCGGATGCGCGTAAGGGAGCCAAAGGTGGAGAGGAACGATCCCCGCCTTGATCCCAAAACCGATCAGAAAAAAGAAGAATAACAGATCGTCACTCCCGGCCGGCAGTACCGCCAATCGCCAGACTAAAAGATCGAACGAACCGGTGTAGCAGTGAAGGAGAAAAATCCCGGCCGCGATAAAGGCCGCGCCAACGTGGCTCATAACGATATAGATGGTCGCCGCTTTGATCGACTTTTCGGTCTCCGCCTCGAACATGACCAAAAAATAAGACAACAGGGTCATCATTTCCCAGCAGACCAGGAAAGTCAGCGTGTTCCGGACCAAAACTACCAGGAGCATTGAAGCGATAAAGGCCAGGGTCAATAGCTGGCCGACCATGATCTTGCGGCGGGAATATTTGCCGGATAAATAACCAAGCGAATAAATAATGACCGGAATGGATATAGTTATAATGATGAAAAGAAATAAAACCGTTAACGGATCAAATAAAAAAGAAAACTCCCAGTTGAGCATTTGCGCCTTTTCCATTCTGTCGCCGGCGGCAGAAAAACAACATTGATAGCTTTGGCATTTACTTTACTCCTCTCCTCCCGCCTTGTCAACGAGCCCCCTGTTTTCTGTGATATAATTCAGCTATGAAAGATCGATCAAATATCCTGATAGTTTGCGCTGTTCTGGCTTGCGGCTGGCTTTGTTTTACCGCCGGCTGCGCTCAAGTCAACAGCGCCAGCACTACCACGACCACTCTCCCAGTCAGCGAAACTTATCCGGCGGACAGCTCCTATGACGACGCGGTCGGGATCTACGTTTCCACCTCCGGCAATGATTCGACCGGCAACGGGTCGATCGGCAA
Proteins encoded in this window:
- a CDS encoding NADH-quinone oxidoreductase subunit H, giving the protein MEYGEIIKILLMLAAAPLISGVISRIKNNLRLRRGPGIFQPYFNLGKLFKKEARFSEHSSWLTKVTPYIVLGSVLSAAVFMRAGDLILLVFVLSLGRFFLALAGLDPASPFGGLGSSREMFFAGFLEPIILLAIFASVLSGGGAINASSILAASALFLATLAETSRVPVDNQETHLELTMVHEAMVLEYSGRSLALIELASYLKQAIFFSLILLVLWPFLVSRIGWYLLSLLGLAVIVAFTEVSLAKMRLFRVVDFLFFAGILALLAVISAALGV